In a single window of the Tribolium castaneum strain GA2 chromosome 8, icTriCast1.1, whole genome shotgun sequence genome:
- the LOC659653 gene encoding ubiquitin-conjugating enzyme E2 G1 isoform X2 gives MFLELNKNPVEGFSAGLIDDNDIYRWEVLIIGPPDTLYEGGFFKCHLYFPKEYPLRPPKMKFVTEIWHPNIDKNGDVCISILHEPGDDKFGYEKASERWLPVHTVETILISVISMLADPNDESPANVDAAKEWREMYGEFKRKVARCVRKSQEEC, from the exons ATGTTTTTAG AATTGAACAAAAACCCCGTCGAGGGCTTTTCTGCTGGGCTAATCGACGATAATGACATTTATAGATGGGAAGTGCTAATAATCGGCCCTCCGGACACGCTTTA CGAAGGAGGTTTCTTCAAATGCCACCTCTATTTCCCCAAAGAATATCCACTCAGGCCGCCCAAAATGAAATTCGTGACAGAAATATGGCACCCTAACA TCGATAAAAATGGCGACGTGTGTATATCAATCCTACACGAGCCAGGGGATGATAAGTTCGGTTATGAAAAAGCGTCAGAAAGGTGGCTGCCAGTTCATACTGTAGAGACTATTTTAATATCCGTTATTTCAATGTTAGCCGACCCAAACGATGAATCACCTGCGAATGTCGATGCTGCG AAAGAGTGGCGGGAAATGTACGGCGAATTCAAACGAAAAGTAGCACGATGTGTCCGAAAGTCCCAAGAGGAATGTTAG
- the LOC659653 gene encoding ubiquitin-conjugating enzyme E2 G1 isoform X1, which produces MSEPQSALLLRKQLAELNKNPVEGFSAGLIDDNDIYRWEVLIIGPPDTLYEGGFFKCHLYFPKEYPLRPPKMKFVTEIWHPNIDKNGDVCISILHEPGDDKFGYEKASERWLPVHTVETILISVISMLADPNDESPANVDAAKEWREMYGEFKRKVARCVRKSQEEC; this is translated from the exons ATGTCAGAACCACAGTCAGCCCTTCTACTAAGAAAACAGCTAGCAG AATTGAACAAAAACCCCGTCGAGGGCTTTTCTGCTGGGCTAATCGACGATAATGACATTTATAGATGGGAAGTGCTAATAATCGGCCCTCCGGACACGCTTTA CGAAGGAGGTTTCTTCAAATGCCACCTCTATTTCCCCAAAGAATATCCACTCAGGCCGCCCAAAATGAAATTCGTGACAGAAATATGGCACCCTAACA TCGATAAAAATGGCGACGTGTGTATATCAATCCTACACGAGCCAGGGGATGATAAGTTCGGTTATGAAAAAGCGTCAGAAAGGTGGCTGCCAGTTCATACTGTAGAGACTATTTTAATATCCGTTATTTCAATGTTAGCCGACCCAAACGATGAATCACCTGCGAATGTCGATGCTGCG AAAGAGTGGCGGGAAATGTACGGCGAATTCAAACGAAAAGTAGCACGATGTGTCCGAAAGTCCCAAGAGGAATGTTAG